The genome window TACTAAATGAATATGAGGTTTTTCGTAGATATCATATTTTGCTTTTTGATTTGGACTGTTTACTTCTATTACTAAATTTTCATTTATAAGTGTATTGAGGTTTTTATATACAGTCGCAAGTGATATAGATGGGTGTTCTTTTTTTATCTGCTCATATAGCTCATCTATAGTAGGATGCGTGTGATTACTTAGTATCTTTAATACACAAAGCCTCTGTGGAGTGGCTTTAAGTTTAGCTTGTTTTAAAAGCTCCATGTAATCCATACTTTTTTCCTCTTAATTAAAATGGGCTAATTTTATCAAAAAAATATTTAAATTTTACTTTATTAATTAATATTTTTTATTGCTTGTAATTTGTATATAAATATTATTTTACTTTATTAATTAATAATATCTTTACATAATCATAATAGCGGCAGCAAAGGTTCACTTTGTGATTTAATTATTTTATCTATTTGGTCAAAAAGATCATTAGTAAAATTATAATTATCAAATTTACCTTTATATATTTTTTTAATAAAAAAATTTTTATATTCATCTGTTGGAATATATTTTTTTCCATCTTTCATTAATATTTTATTTTTTACTAAAAACTCATTAAATGTATTATTATTTTTTAAATTTAAATTCTCTGGATAGCTTTCTTTAAGCAACTCTAAACATTTTTCTTTGGTAAATCCACTATTTGTAGTATATATATCTTTGATCTCGTTTTTAAAATTAGGCTCTTTTGAATGAATATATTTGTTGGAGGAAGCTAGATACACTTTGACATATTTATTTTCTTCTAATGAACGCATTATATTAGCATAGCTACCAGAACTTTTTTCATCCCAAATTACAAAAGAATAAGTAGAATCCTTTGTCATTTTAATATCTTTTCGACTTTGCTTGGCTTTTTCTGTTTTATCTTCATCTGATATATTTACTTTTTTATAGCAAAAGTTTCATTTTCTAAATTTCTTGCTTTGTCGCCTACATAATATATTGTGATGCGATCATATTTTTTTTTGAAGCAATATTTCTGAATTAATTTATCTATACCAGGTGCATCACCAATCAAAATTTCAGCATTCTTATTCATTATTTTATCTATAGTTTCTTCAGTTGCTTTGGGTAATGCTTTTATAGAAAGAGATCCTGAAATAAAAACTTTTTCATTATTCATTTTTTACTCCTAGTTTTTGTAAAACATAAAACATACACATTGTCAACTTCACCTTGCGTATAAAGTGTTTTTGTAATTTCATTTAAAGTTGCACCACTTCTATATAAATCATCTATTAAAAGTATTTTTTTCCTTTGTATCTTTTATCGCAAATAAAAGCACCGTCTAATATCTTCTGTCTTTCTTCTAAAACTTCTATAGATTTCAATTCATTAGTATTTTTAATTTTTTTTATATATTCACCATCGATTTTCCGATTAAGAAAATATGCTATTTTATCAGCTAATAGATATACTGGCTGTAACTCTCTATCTTTTGAAGATGGAACCGGAGCAATAACCCATATATAAGGAGTAACCAGAATTTCATTTTTTAAAAAATTAGCAGCAGTAAACGCTAAATTTTCAACTAATTGGATTTTATCTTGATTGGAGATAGAGTTGTTATATTTTAAATCATAAACCATTTGACCTATTTTGGTACGATTATTATCAAAATGCCCCCCCCTTAAAGACACGCTACTTAAGGTATGCAAATCTAATGCCCACCCACATTTCCAATTTCCTTTTAATGTTATCACAAACACCTCCTAATTATATTAATTAAATTGTTATAAAAGTAACAAATCGCTACTTAAAAATTAAGTAGCTTGATTAAATTTGCCTAAAATACCTTACGATAGAATCTACATCGATATTAAGCGAGTTTTCTACTTTAGATATATTTCCATGTGTTATAAAATTATCTAGATATTCAAAGCTTACAACACTTACATCTTTAATATCATTATCTTGTAAAAATCCAGATAAAATCTCGCCAACCCCACCACGCTTAGCACTATCACTAAAGATATACCATTTTTTATGCTCTTTAGCTAGATTTAAAAGTAGTTCTTCATCAAGTGGTTTTATAAAAATAAGATCAATAATTGTAGGATTAATATCTAAAATACTAGCTACTTTATATGCCTTAGCCACAGCATTGCCATATCCGATAAATGCAATATTTTCACTATTTTGTAATAGAATTTGAGATTTACCAAGCTCTACTTTAACTGGTTTAAACTCATCACTAAGCCCAAAATTTCCCCTAGGATACCTAATAGCAAGTGGCGAATTAAAACTATAAGAAAACTCCATAATCTCTTTAAACATTAGTTCATCTCTAGGTGCTACAAGAGTAAAATTTGGCACAGTGTTTAAAAAGCTAATATCAAAAGCTCCTTGATGTGTCTCACCATCTTCTCCTACAATACCAGCCCTATCCATACATAACACTACAGGTAAATTTAAAATAGCACAATCATGAATCACTTGATCATAGGCTCTTTGCATAAATGTTGAATATATTGCAATATACGGCTTAAAACCCTCTTTTGCCATTGCTGCCATAGATGTAACTGCATGCTGTTCTGCAATTGCAGTATCCCAAAATCTATCTGGAAATTTCTCAATCAAAGCCCCAATTCCAGTTCCACTAGGCATAGCAGCTGTCACGCCTACTACATTATCATACTTGCTAGCAAGTTCTAAAAGCAAACTGCTAAAAATTTCAGTAGCACTTTTTTGGTTAGATTTTTGAAGCGCCATACCATTTTGTGGATTAAATGGGCTAACGCCATGCCACTTCTCTTTTGGGCCTTCGGCAATTTCATATCCCTTGCCTTTTATAGTTTGGACATGGACTATTACTGGCTTTTGAATACTTTTTGCTACGCTAAAAGCCGAGATTAAATCCTTGATATTATGGCCATTTACTGGGCCTATATATTCTAATCCAAGCTCTTCAAAAAACATCCCAGGAGTAATAAGCCTAATGCCTTCTTCAAGTCTTTTAGCCATATATGCAGCAGAATCTGGAACATGCTGTAATAGTTGATTTATCTTATTTTTAAATTTTTGATAAAATGGTCCAGCCATCATCTGAGATAGATATTTACTCATCGCTCCAATTGGCTTTGATATACTCATCTCATTATCATTTAATATAATTACACACGGATATTTTTTATCCCCTAGCTCATTTAGAGCCTCATATGCCATCCCAGCACTCAAGGCTCCATCGCCAATTACAGTTACTGGCAAACGATCTTCGCCTTTTAGCCTTATAGCCTTAGCAGCACCTACAGCAAGACTAATAGATGTAGAGCTATGGCCAGCTACAAAATAATCATATTTGCTCTCACTAGGCTTAGTATATCCACTAATTCCGCCAAATTTACGCAAACTATCAAACTCATTCCAACGCCCGCTTAAGAGCTTATGAGTGTAGCTTTGGTGGCTAACATCAAATATAAATGGATCATTTGGAGGATTAAATACATAGTGCATCACAATGCTAAGTTCTACAACTCCTAAATTTGAGCTTAAATGCCCGCCATTGGTGCTAACTACACTTAAAATCCTCTCTCTAATATCAGTTGCTAAAGTCTCAAGTTCGCTAAATTTTAAAGATTTTATATCCATTTTATTCACTTAGTATCTTTTTAATCTTATTAAATCTAGCCATCACGCTACCATCTACATTACCTATATCGCTTAATACTATTACCCCACCAGCTAATACCGCATCATCACTAGTAATCTTAATATGCGATTTTTGAGTTAAATTTGATTTTAAAAACTCATAATCTTTTGGATTGGTTTTAATCTCTATTGTAGTAGCTTGACTTAGCTCTTCTATTAGGCTTTTAGCGATGTTTGAGGCGATTTGTGCTGAGCTATCTTTAATCTCTTTTAAAACTACCTCTTTGGCAATCTCAATTGCTGTGGCTGCGATTTCACTTTGACTTGAGCTTAATAGTGCTTCTAGCTTTGAGGCTTGCTCATCAAGTTTATCAATTGAACTAGCATATTTTTTACTATTTTCATTTAGCAAAATTTCATACTCAGCTTTTGCTTGTTCTTGTCCCTCTCTTAGCCCCTCTTCTTTAGCTCTAGTAGTCTCATTTGCCAAACGTATTTTAAACTCATTTTCTTGATTTTCTATCTGCATTTGAAGCTTAACAATATTTCCACTTAAATCATCAGTTCGTTTTAGAAGCTCTTCAATAAATGTGGATTCTACCGTATTTGCCTCTTGGGTTGTAGGTGGATTTGGCTCAGATAATTCTAAATCCGAGTTAGTTTGCTCTGTTAGCTCATCGTTATTAATAACTGGAGCCAAAGGTTGAGCAGTCTCTTTAGCTGGCTCTTTTGGCTCATTTGAGTGAAGTGCTAAAACCTTAAATCTATATGGCTCTACAGTATGTTCGCCCCTAGTATTATCTATTACACTACTTAGTATCATTCTATCATCTCATCACTTACGCCGACTTGGAATACTCCATCTTCAGCTAGTTTTTGAACTAGTTCAACTACTTTTCTTTGTGCTTCTTCAACCTCTTTTACGCGTACAGCACCGATAAATTGCATCTCCTCAATAAATGCTTCACTAGCTCTTTGACTCATATTGGCTAAGAATTTGCGTTTTAACTCCTCGCCACTACCTTTTAGACCAACCATAAGAACCTTTTTATCCACAACTTTAAGAATCTCTCTAATAGCATTATTATCAAGAGTATTAATATCTTCAAATGTAAACATAAGCTCTTTAATCATAGTAGCAAGACTTGGGTCATTTTTCTCAATAATATCAATTGTGGATTTGCTAGCTTTTTGACCAAGACGGTTAAGCACTTCTGCAACAGCTCTTGGACCGCCAACTTCAACCTTATAGCTTGTAAGGCTCTCTAGCTTAGATTCTAGTACAGTTGAAACACGTTTTACTACTGAAGGGCTGATATCGCCTAGATTTGCCATACGGATTACAACCTCACTTCTAATATCATCTGGAAAATAGACTAAAGTCTCAGCCGCACTAGAAGCGTCCATATGCGCTACGATTAGAGCTATTGTTTGTGGGTGTTCTTTGACAATAAAGTCAGCAAGCTGCTGAGGGCGAACCTGTCCAAGATAGCTAAATGATTTAGTAGTTTCCATAGATTTTTGAAGCTTATCCATAATCTTTTGTGCTATTTCTGGACCAAAAGTTCTAAATAAAATCTCCTTAGCGTACTCTATACCACCACTTTTTAAATACTGATTTGATTGACTAACTACATAAAATTCCTCTAAGACTGCAGCTGCTACGCTTTTATCAATTGTCTTAGCTGTAGCGATATATTTTGATATCTCAGTAATAATATCAATATCCATATGAGAAAACAGCATAGTAGTAGCATCTTCACCTAATTGAATGAGCAAGATAGCGATTTTCTCAGCCATACTAAGGTCATCATAGACCATCTTTTGTTCTTCATTTAGTCTCATTAGAAGTCCTTACTAGAGTTAAATCCATTATCATTTTTAAGCATAGTTTGAAGCAAGGTGGCAATCTCTTCGCTTCTTTCAGTCGCAATTAGTTTGAGTTTTTCAAGCATAACTTCATATTTAAGCTCATTTTCATCAAAGTTATCACCAATTCCAAGCTCATCTTCAACTCTTTTTCTAGCAGCTTTAAATTTCTCCAATGTATCTTCGGCCTCTTCTTGTATATTTGTCTCATCTGGTATTGGCTCAAGCTCATCATCTTTAGACTCTTCAAGCATCTTAGCAAGAAATGGAGTAATAACCTTTTTGTAAAATACATATAAAATTAGTAAAACTATTAGATACTTTAATATTGGCATAATAGGTTTAAAATATGTATCTACAACTTTTTGAAGTGGGCTTACTTGGATAATTGTTCCAGTTTTTCTAAACTCAAAATTACTTACTGTAACCTCATCTCCTCTATTTTCATTATAGCCGATTGCTTGTTGAACTAGGCTTTTGATTGAATTTAATTCATTATCATTTAAAGGAATATAGGTTAAAGTATCATCTTTAGTTCCATCTTCAATAGTTTTAAACTCATATTTGCCATCTACTACTACAGCTGCAGTTACTCTTTTTATCGTAGCGTATTGATCTTTTACTTTAATGGTTTGCTTAGATATTTCATAGTTGGTATTGGCGACATTTTTAGAGTATAACTCAGTTGGTTTATCATCTTCTATGCCTTGTACTGGGCCTATATTGCTTACAGCTCCAGGCACTCCGCCTACATCTTTTGGCTCTTTGCCTTCGCGTCTTTCTTCAATATTTTGTTCGCTTCTAATAACTGAGTTTGGATCATAAATTTCATTTATACTATCCTTAGTTGAAAAGTCAAACTCAATGCTAACCTTAGCCGTAACCTTATCTCTACCACCAATAAATTTACCAATCATATCAATAATTTTTTGTTCATATGACTCTTCAAATTCACTTCTATACTTAATCTGTGCGGCTACAAGCTCATTTTCTAATGCTATATCATCATCACCTAAAGATACGCCATCTTGAGTTACGATTTTGACATCTTCAAGCTTTAGATTTGGTACTGAACCAGATACTATTCGCTTTATCCCATCTATCTGTCTGCGATTTAGTTTTGAGCCTTCTTTAATTTTGACAACGACAGAGGCAGTTGGTGGTACTTGACGCTCGGTAAATACACTATCTTTAGGAAATGCAATATAGACACTAGCTCTTTCTATTGGCTCTAGGCTCTCAATTGTTTTAGATAATTCGCCTTGGATTGCTCTTTGAAATTTAACTCTTTGTTCATTTTCAGTAGCACCAAAATCTTGAGTATCGTAAATTTCAAAACCCTTTTTATTATCACCCATTATCCCAAGGCTAGCTACTGCGATTCTTTGGCGATATACATCGCTTGTAGGCACAAGAATAGTACCCTCATCTGCTAACTTATATTTAACTCCTTGGGTTTCAAGTTCGTTAATTATCTGAGCCGATGCAGCTGGGTCTATATTGCGAAATAGTACGCTATAACCTTCATACTGGGCCTCAGGATCTTTACTACCACTAAATAGCGTCAAAAACACCAAAAATCCAATCACCAAAACAATTGAGCTTGCAGCTACAATCTTTTGTTTTAGGCTTAAGTTTTGGACAACTTGACTAATTTGCTGAAATAGAGCTTTGAAATCCATAATCTATTAAATTTCCTTTTTAAGTGCTTCTAAAACTTTGATATTTTGCTCATTTGTACCAATTGTGATACGAATAGCATTCAATCCATAACTTCTTAAATTGCGTAAAATTATACCTTGTCTTAATAATTTATCACAAATTTGAGTTGAGTCTTTACTATTATCAAATATAAATGTTATAAAATTTGTATAACTTGGTATAAACTCTATATCATTATCTTTAGCAAACTGCTCATAAATACTCATCTCTTTAAAGTTATTTTGCAAGGTTTTAACTATAAAATCTTGATCTTTAACTGCTGCAATAGCTGCAGCTAGACTTGGTGTTGTGATATTAAATGGAGCTCTAAGCTTGCTAATTGCAGTAATTATCTGCTCATTTGCAATACCATATCCTACTCTCATTCCACCTAATCCATAAGCTTTAGAAAATGTGCCTAAATAGATAGAGTTAGATAATTTTATTATATCGCTTGGGTTTATAGTTTTTCTACTATCTTTAAATTTCGCAAACTCCATATATGCACCATCAATTACTACAAGAGTATCACTATCAATACTAGATATAAACTCATACACATCGCTAGCGTCCAAACACTCACCAAGTGGGTTATTTGGTAAGCATAAAAATACTACCTTAATCTCCTTTTTATGAGCATTATATAACTCTTTTATCTCATCTAAACTGTGCTGAGAGCTTTTGGTTTTATAAATTTTAGCACCTATATGTTTGGCATAAATTTCATACATTGCAAAGGTTACACCTGCACTTAGCATTGCTGTATTTGGATTAAGCTTTGCGTGCATGATAAACTCTATAACTTGATCGCTTCCGCTACCTATTACTATATTTTTGCTATTTACATTATATAAATTAGCCAAAGACTCTTTTAACTCATAGTAGCTATCATCTGGATATAAATTTGCAGATTTGATAGATTCTTTCATCGCTTCAAGCACAAGCGGTGAACAGCCTAGTGGATTTTCATTGCTAGCTAGTTTTACTACATTTTGTGGCTCAATGCCAAACTCTCTAATAACAAGCTCGATTGGCTTGCCAGCTTCATATATTGGTAAATTTGATATTTGTGGGTTAAAATTCATTATTATCCTTCTTGGTTTAAATAGCTACCCAACCAGGTAATTTCATGACCATTTTGAGTGGCGTTTTTTAGTACTGTATCTACATTTTCATCATCTATATGACCTTCAAAATCTATATAAAATACAGTTTTAAAATCTTTTTGCTTAATTGGTCTACTCTCAAGCTTAGTTAAATTTATTCCACCTTCTTTAAACATATTAAGAAGCTCCACAAGTCCGCCTGGACGATGTGCAGTCAAAGCTAAAATACTGGTTTTATCACAATTACTTCTAATATTTTTAAAATCACTTAAGACAAAAAATCTTGTTCTATTTGCCATATTATCTTCGATTTTTTCAAACATTATTGGCACTTTATTTATATGTGCAGCTATTTTTGAGCAGATTGCTGCTGAGCTAGGATCTTGCGAAGCTAAATAGGCAGCTTGAGCAGTTGATTTAGTTGGTATAAATTCTATCGAATTGAGATCATGATCATCTAAAAATTTATGGCACTGATTATAGCCTTGCGGATGAGAATAGATCTTTTTTATATCGCTTAAATTTTCACTTAAACTAACAAAACTATGGTGAATATCCATATAAATTTCAGCTACAATTTTTACATTTTCATATTTTCTTAAGCAATCAAGGGTAATCCCAACAGCACCTTCTGTATTATTTTCAATCGGTACAACTCCATATTTAGCCTCGCCATTATTAAGCTCACGAAAGACACCTTCTATAGAACTAATTGCCATATAGCTACTCATCGCACCAAATCTACTCTCAGCTGCTTGGTGAGTATATGTCCCAATTGGGCCTAAAAATGCTACCTTTTGTGGAAGTTCTAGATTACGACTAACAGCAAAAATCTCTAAATATATCGCCTCAATTGCTTCGCTACTTAAAGTGTTGCTAGGTAGTGATTTTAATCTTTCTAGTATTGCTCTTTCACGCTCTGGGCGGTAAATTGGAACATTTGAGCCAACTTTTAATTCACCAATTTTTTTGACAAATTCCATTCTTTGATTTAATAAATTTAAAATCTCATTATCTATCTTATCAATGCCAACTCTTAAATCATCAATACTCATCTAAGAATCTCCCAAATTTTACTCACATCATCATATATATTATCAATTTTATCTCTATTTAAATTTGCAGTACTACTTTTATCTATTTTACCACTTAAAACCAAAGCCGTACTCATATTTAACTCTTTAGCCCCATAAAGATCGCCAGTTGCGTCATCGCTAATTATAGTTATATCTTTAAACTCAGCCTTAGCATTTTGCTGTTTTAAAAGCTCAAGCGCAGCAATATAAAATCCTAAACTCGGTTTGCCAACACTGCTAAATTTAGCACCAGTAGAGTAGCTAATCATATTAGCAATAGCACCAACTCCTGGATATAATCTACCATTTTTTTTGTAGATACTAGTCTCATGCATAGCAATTATTTTTACACCTTTTAGTGCTAACTCATTAATCAAAGCAAAATCATCAAAGCTAAATTTATCCCAACTAGCAATCAAAATCGCCTTTGGATCTTTTAGATCTTGAGTATAGCCAATATCTTGCATAGTTTGCACAAATTCTTTAGCACCAAAAAGCGCTACATTACAAGGACTTATTATCTCATTTAATACACAAAATGGATCTAAATAAGCACCATCTTTAATCGCCAATCCTTTATCTCTTAGCGTTTGTAAAAACTCATCACTTTTTATCTTAGTGTTATTTGTTATAATAACATATGGAATAAGCTTAGAATTTAAAGTATCAATTAGCTCACAAGCGCCATTAATTGGACTTTTATCGCTATCGCTTATTAAGGTTCCTTGCACATCTATAAAATACATTATATAAACTCTCTCTCATTTCTTATCATATCTTCAAAACTCTCTCTTTTGCCTATTAGGCGATCTTTGCCGCTTTCAATAGCGACTTGTGCAGCTCTGCCTCTTGTGTTATAGTTACTAGACATTGAATATCCATATGCACCAGCTGATTTAATTATTAACATATCACCATGTTCTAGCTTTGGCAACTCTATATTTTTACCTAAAAAATCCCCACTTTCACAAATTGGACCTACTACATCACAATTAGTTTTATCTCCATCTTTTAATGCTATTATCTCATGATAAGCCTCATATAAACTTGGTCGAAGAAGATCATTCATAGCCGCATCGACAATTACAAAACGCTTATCACCATTATTTTTTTCATATAATACTTGAGTGAGTAATTCTCCACTATTTCCTACTATAAATCTACCTGGTTCGCATACTATGGTTGCATCTTGACCCTTTAGTGCTGCTAAAATTCCTTGAGCATATTCATATAAATTTGGCTCATTTTCATCACTATATCTAATGCCAATACCGCCACCTATATCAAAGAATTTAATATTTATATCAGCTGCTCTTAACTCTCTTAATAGATCGCTAGTAATATTTGCTGCTTCAATAACTGGGCTAATATCACTTAGCTGACTTCCAATATGGCAGTGAATACCAACTGGATCTAGATTATCGCTTCTATGAGCATGTAGATAAATTTTCCTAGCTTCATTTATACTAACACCAAATTTATTTTCATGTAATCCTGTAGAGATATATGGATGAGTTTTTGGATCTACATTTGGATTAACTCTGACTGAGATTCTAGCCTTTTTACCTAACTCTTTAGCTATTAATTCAACTCTTTGCATCTCAGCAAAGCTCTCTAAATTTATCATTAAAATATCTAAATTTAAAGCCTCTTTAATCTCTTCATCGCTCTTGCCAGCTCCGCTATAAATTATCTTATAACTACTAGCACCTGCTAATAAAGCTCGCTTTACCTCACCGATACTCACACAATCAAATCCCCCGCCAAGAGTAGCAATATGCTTTAAAAGGCTCAAATTTGAATTGGCTTTAACAGCGTAGCAAATTAGAGATTTTCTAGCGTTAAATTCCTTTTTTAATTTCTCATATTGAGCTGTAATATGGTCAAAATCATATATATAAAGTGGTGTTTGATACTTCTTAGCCAGTGCTAAATAATCCATATATAGTTCCTTGATAATTTTAGAATTTACAATATTATCTAATCTTGGCTTAAATTTAAGACTAAATTTAGCATTTAATCTCAAAATTAATATTTTAAAATCTACTCCAACTCAACTTTTAAAAAACCCTTAAGCGACTCTTTTACTAAATTTAAATCTAAATTTTGTGCAATTATAACAAGGCAAGAGCCTGGATTTTCACCATTTAGATTGTCTATATGGCGTGGCGGATGCACAATATGACAGACTGAATTGATAGATATTAAATGATTTTGCTTAGTTGATATTATCCCTTTGGTGCGAAGAATTTGCGCTCCATAACGATATAGAAGAAGACTAAGCCAGATAGTAAATGCACTCCACTCAACTGGTTTATTAAAATTTAACGATATACTGCTTAACCCTTGAGTATGGCTATTTTGCTCAATATTACTATAATCTTTTTTTACATCATTGAAAAGATCGCTAAATTTAATATATCTCTTATCATATATTTTTACACCAGCATATATGGATTTAAGAGTTTTGCAAAGCTCCTTATAATCGCTATTTAAATCACTTTTAGTAATAATAACTGAATCACTAGCACTTATTTGATTTATAGCTTCTTGATGATTTAAGTGATTTAATCCATTTATCGCATCTACGCAGGTAAATAATCCAGCAATCTCAAAGTGATTTGATAAAAATGGATCACTCAATACAGTCCATAAAATCGGAGCTGGATTTGCAAGACCTGTAGTCTCGATAATAACTCTATCAA of Campylobacter vicugnae contains these proteins:
- a CDS encoding CobW family GTP-binding protein, which codes for MSKVKISIITGFLGSGKTTFLSEILSDIDSSNLAIIVNEFGQNSLDDTILNASYAKEKTTVIGSGCMCCNKRDDLIIKLKDILNSYELNGKSLDRVIIETTGLANPAPILWTVLSDPFLSNHFEIAGLFTCVDAINGLNHLNHQEAINQISASDSVIITKSDLNSDYKELCKTLKSIYAGVKIYDKRYIKFSDLFNDVKKDYSNIEQNSHTQGLSSISLNFNKPVEWSAFTIWLSLLLYRYGAQILRTKGIISTKQNHLISINSVCHIVHPPRHIDNLNGENPGSCLVIIAQNLDLNLVKESLKGFLKVELE